The window TTGCAATATCTCTCTTTTGCAGACTTTTTATAATCAGCTTGGTGATGGGATGGGCATTGCTCCGTTGGGCAAAAACAGCAAGGCTCTTCTGGGCATGGCTTATGGAAGAACCAAGCCAAAGAAAATCAAGACGGGCAAAAACAGCCTGGCAATCTTCCAAGAGATTTTGCACTGCAACAGGATCTGACCAGTCAGGCATGTCCAGGCCACTAAACAAAGCCATCCGCTCTTCCAGAGACTTTCTTCGTGCATGGAGAGCGAGAACCTGTTGCAAGGTTTTCAGCAACTCCTCAAGTTCGGCAAACTGTAAGGAAAAATGACCAGTGCACCGCTCTGCCCGGTCCTCCCAAAGATGCCAGACATAATATAATTTCCGATCAACCAGGAGATAATCCACCAACTTCCACAGAGCATCCACTGTATTACAGGGCTGACCATCCACCCTGATCTTACTGAGCAAGGCTCCATGCTTGCGCACTATCTCTGGTTTAAAAATCCATTTTCCGGCTCGGCCACCTTCCTTGAAATGCTTTTTCAAGGTCATGGCATCCTGCAAAAGCTTTTTTCGATCAATCTCCCAGGAAATATCCACTTCCAGAGTATCAACCTGTTCAATACGTTTGGGAAGGCCTTGCAGGGTCTTTTGTGAAATCTGCAAGAGGTTCTCCCAGACCCCGCTCCGCCCAGAGAGCACATCACTAACCGCTAGCTTCAACCAGGACATGGGGCGTCGTCGCAATTCCCGTACCGTCTCAGTAAAATCAGCAAGCTGGTCCCGGAAGGACTCAAGCACTTTCCGATCTGCTTTGCCCACCTGGAAAAGTATTTTGCCCGGTCCGCTTTGGATACGTTGTTTTCCCTGATCCGCAGCCTCACGGGCCTGTTCCTCTTTTTCAAAGGCCTCCTGGACCTTATGGACAGGAAAGTTTTTCTCAAGCTGTGGCAGATCTTTTCCTGCCAGTTTTTTCTCTTCCTGCTCGTCACTTGTCCGTAGATATCTGCGGAGAAAAAGGAGCTGCTGGGTCGACCAGGGAAAAGGATTCTCCTGCGAGATGCTGTCTGTAAACCATGATAAATCCGGTTCCTCCTCGCGTAGCTGTGCCGCAATCTGGGCCGCAGTTCCGACATAGCGTCCTTCACAGATCCTGTGCTGTCGGGTCTCCTGTTCACGGAGTTCCAGAATCTTTTGTTCAGTCTCCTGCCGTGCCTGCTGTTTCAGGAGAATACGCTGTTCCAGCTCCTGAATCTTTTCATCCCCGGCTACTTGCCCGACTTTTTCCTCGGCCAGGATATTCTTGACCCTGCGCTCCAGATCTTCCTGCTCTTTCTTTCCCTGCTCAGCTGCGTTAAAACATAAAGGACGAATATGCTCCGGGAGTAAATCATGCAGGACCTGAAGTGCCCTGGCGGTCTGAGCTGTCACCAAAACCCGCTTTCCTTGCGCAAGTAGATGGCAGATAAGATTAGCAATGGTATGTGATTTTCCGGTTCCAGGTGGCCCCTGCACAAGAACACCTTTCTTTTCCTTCAGTTTTTCGGCTATCCGGCGCTGTTCCTGATTGGAAGGAAGGGGGAAAAATAATCTCTCCTCTGAAGACTCCTGCGCTCCGTGCTCCGGTTCCTCCAATATTCCACCGCGTGAATTTTCAAAAATTTCCTCAGGTAAAATTTCACAAAGATGAAGAAATTCCTCCGGAATTGAGCTGCTGGAAATACAGAGATCTAAAATTTTCTCAAGAATATGCTCCAAAGGACGCATGGAGCGTTTTCTCATAATCAGAGCCGGGGCATAGGTAATGCTTGGCAACCCTGCCTGTGAAGTGGGGGAATCCCCGGATAAGGCCTGGCCAAGAGTGTCAAGGACTGCATCAAGCGCCTGCTTCTTGCGGAGGTTACCTTCCAGGGCCTGGTTACACTCCTGAATAATCCTCTGGGCGTCTGCTGGTTGCTCGTCCAGAGAAAGCATATCCAGCTCAACCCTCGGGTTCTGCGAGGTCTGATAAACACACAGCTTTTTTGCGGTGGGATCAAAGGAAATCGTGGCCTCAACAACGATCAGGTGACGTTGAACGATTTCCTCACTGGGGGTTTCCCAGGTCAATAGGCCAAAACAGAGCAGAAGCTCATATTGTTCTCCAAGCTTTTGCTGCTCCTGGTAGAGACGAAACAGATCAGTAGAGATTTTCTCATGAAAAAGGACCTGACGGCACTGCTCCCGCCAAGGCTTCCATTGCTGCTCAATATAGTCCTGCCATTGCTGTTCTTTCCGAGCAAAGGTATCAGGATAGAGGGCCTCCTCTCCCCCGCTCTTGCCCGCAGCAGAGACCCTGTGCAAAAACTCCGCCGGGAGACGAAGCTCCGGGATGACATCAAGGTTTTCCAGTGCCTCCGAGTCAACCCACGTACGGCATCGTTCCGGTGGCAATGGCAGGGGCGGTTTTTCCGTCCTTTTGACCTCAATCCAAAGTGCATCGTCTGTCTGATCCTGTTCCGCACGAACCACACCAGAGTCCAGGGGTAACCAAAACACCTGGCGGTACTGTTCCAGACTGCGAACAGTTTTTGCACTCATTTTCGAGAGAGCACGAAGGTACCGAACAAAACGGACAAACTTCTCTGCGCTATTCTGCGTTAAATCACTCATTCTCAAACAAACCGGGAGTTCCACCCAGAGGAGGCCAGCCTCCTCAATACGTATCAGACCGGAGGGAACCCCAGTCCGGCTTTACAGTCATCGCGCCGGAATCGAATCAGGCCCTGATTTCTCATACCACTCAGATACGACAAGCAGGACCTGCTCCTCCTCAGGAGGACTTCTCTTTTATCTCTTTCAAAATAGTCAAGCCCAGTTTAAACTGCGGCATTTCCTCCCGCTTCACCATTTCATAGAAATCACAACTTTTGCAATCACCAAACTTCTTCGCATAATCCCCCTGCAGCTCTCCCCGACAGAGAGAGCCTGTTATGGCCCAGCAACAACGTCCGCCCTTTTCGCCACCATGAATTCCCTCTGCCCTTCCTTCTTCAGCAACAGGACATACTCCAAGTTCAGCAACCTTATCGCCTCCTGGCTCACGTCCACATTTTTTTACTTCCCAGCAGTTTAATTTTTTTTTCATATTTCTGCCCTCACGGTATATGATTCAACCGGTTGTTCACCGGGTATTGCTCTTCAAAAGCCTCTATTTATAGTTAACACGGATTATTATTAGGGGGCAAGAGAGAGCTGAACAAAATAGCGCATTTCGCCTTGACAAAACAGGGTTGGTTCTGTAGAGGAAGCAGAGCAAGACACTCTACCAGTCTCTTCATATTACGATACAACCATTTAAACTCACTGCTCAAAAGGAATTTCCAGTGCCAACTGACACGCCGAAAAAAAATGGCATAGCACGTTTCAAACCAGATGTCGACAAATCTGTGCATCTTTTTGCTGCCCCTTTCATTTGGACCTCTGTGGGCATCATGCTCATGGTGCGCGGTTTTTCCTGGCTTGGCCTGCATCCGGCCTGCTGGATGCTCCTGATCGCTGTCTCTCTGGGCACGTTCAAGTCCCTGACCGTCCTGGATCGTTCTGCCAAAAAGATTCTGAGCCGCATTCTAACCCTAAACGAAAAGAGCTGCATCGGTGCTGTCTATCCCTGGAAAACCTGGCTCTTTGTTATCCTGATGATGGCCACCGGCATTGCCTTACGCAGCATGACCGAACCTGGTCTGTTCCTGGGCACGATCTATGTTGCTGTGGGCTGGGGGCTCCTATTGTCAAGCCGCCACGGCTGGCGCCACTGGTTGCGGCGGATGCGGAAAAAAAAACATTGAGGCAGCAAAGAGGAGCAGACATCGCCGACCTTTATCATCGCTCCGCAGCCGTGGTCGATCTGGCTTGTATCAGCCATAACCTCCAGGTCGTCCAGAAAAAAGCCCCTGGCAGAAAAATCATTGCGATGGTCAAGGCTAATGCCTACGGACACGGGTTGGTGCGGGTTGCGGAACACCTTGCTGCGGAAGGCGTGGATTATCTGGGCACCGCCTTTGTCGAAGAAGCCCTGGAGTTGCGCAAAGCAGGGCTTACCGTGCCCATCATCACCTCGGGTCCCTTTTCAAAATTCCAAATCGGCCTGTTCATAGAAAATAATATTGATCTGACCATCGCCTCGGTGGATGCCTTGCAACACATCCGAGAAGCTGCCGAGTTCTATGGCAAGCGGGTCAATATCCACCTGAAGGTGGATACCGGCATGATGCGAATCGGGATACGGCATTCCAATACCGACAAGCTCTTTACCGCAGCCTTACAAGCGGAAAAATACCTGAACCTGGTCTCTATTTTTTCCCATTTTGCCGATGCAGATAATCCGGATCTCTCCTTTACCCAGCTTCAGCTGGAACGTTTTCACGAGGCAACCCGCTTCTTTGACAACGAAAACCGCCCCTCTCCTCTCCTCCAAATTGCCAATTCCGCCGCCATCATGAGGATGCAGGACAGTCAGCTCGACATGGTCCGGCCAGGGATTATGCTGTACGGCTATCATCCTTCGCCCGCCTCAGCAGCCGAGGCAGAGCTGCTTCCCGCCCTTTCGCTCAGGGCAAAGATCATGTATTTCAAGGTCGTACTGGCCGAGAACTCTATCGGTTACGGCAGGACCTGGACTCCCAGCAAAAACTGCCGGGTTGTCACCATCCCGGTAGGGTACGGTGACGGCTATAGCCGTGGCCTTTCCAATAAAGGACAGGTGCTGCTGCGTGGGAAAAGATATCCGGTGGTGGGGGGCGTTTGTATGGATCAGACCATGATCGGAATTGGGGATGGGGAGGCCTATATCGGGGAAGAGGTGCAGCTTATTGGCAAGCAGCGTGAGGAGAGCATCGGTGCTGATGAACTTGCTGCCCAGCTCGGCACGATCAGCTATGAGGTTCTGACCAATATCAGCGCAAGGGTGCCGAGGATTTATATCAATGAGAAGAGGTTAAAACGACCTTGCTGAGGGTGAAATCGCTGGTCATTGAGTGCTGCAATATCTAGGTTCCCCCACCTGCCATCCTTCCAGGCTACTATAGCCCCCTGAATATACTATCAGGATTCGAACCCGCACCCCCGATCTGTAACCCGCATCGCTGCGCGGTTTGATTTTGCCCTGTGATACCGAGTTGAGTACTTTTTATTGACGTTTTCAATTTCAGATGTATCTATGTCAAATTGAAATCAGTAGCTTTTTTTAATTGTGGTCAATTGTGGTCTGCCCCTAATTTAGTCCCTAATTTATGTTAATTTATGTCCCTAATTTACCGATTCTTTTGAACTATGGATAATACTGTAAAAAAATTTCCAAAAATAAGCTTTGCTATTTTCTCTGCTATTGTTGCTGTAGGGATATACTTATTTGAAAGAGAGATTAGCATTAAAGAGGCCAATAATCTTTTCCTTAGAGAAGAGATAGCTTTCTTAAAGAACAAAACGCCCTACGGGCGGATTAAAACGGAAGCAATTGCGGTATCCACTTAACCTGCCGACCCGAAGAGTTTCTCTTGTTGCATTCTTGTTTACTCTTGCTTTCCACAAAAGGTCCGTCTCTGCTCAGATCAAAGATATCTCCATAGTCAGGATGCCAAATCCGCCATAAAAACATTTTTTCTTTACAGTTTGGACATGTTAACGGATCTTTCCCGAAACTCTGTACTAGACGCTCTCTCCAGCTCAATGACCTTGAATCACTTTTCATGAATTCAAAAGTCTTCTGGATAAAACGTTTACAGTCCATCAAAATCTCTATCGCGATTGTTTTTGTACGTCGAGAATATAACCCATAATGGCGGACCATCTTGAATCCCTTTAGCGGGATATGGTCAATTAATCGTTGTATGAACTCTTTGGCTGGAATCGCTTCGGTAACTTTAACTTCTGTTTTATGATCAATATACCAAAATGTTACTTCCTCACCATCGTAATTCGTTATCTTGTGCTCTGCCAATGCTGGACGAGCCATATAGCGACCAATATATCGAGCTGCATGTCTTGCTGATGTCATCTTGCTTTTACCATTTACATAAAAACCATTACGTTGGCTTTTAAACAGGTAATCTATGAATCTTACATTTTCTTTTGTTTGCGGCAAGCTAGCCTTTATTTCAGTCAGCAAATAATATTGCCATTTTTTTCTAAGCAGACCATATGGCAAAAATGGAATATCAACCCACTGATTGGAAGATGTTAATCCTCCTTCTGTCATTAACATATGGACATGCGGATTAAACTTAAGATCTCTTCCAAACGTATGGACAACTAATAGAATTCCCGGAACAGCATCAACTCCTTTACTTTGAAGTACTTCCACAGCCGCTTTTGAAGCACAATCCATCATAATCTTGATCAGCATACGATCACTAAAAATTATCTTTCGGAGTTCTTGTGGAATGGTAAACACTAAATGTCGATGAACTACGTCGAATATACTTTTCACTGTCTTTTCAACCCATTCATCGACGTATCGCTTACCGCAAGACGTACAGAATCGACACTTACAGGTGAACCCTACTCTCTTTTTTCAAAACAATTCGGACAAATATACTCGACATAGCCATTGGTAGACTCTCCACAGTTGATCATTTTTTCTACATTTTCAACGATTGACTCCCAGTGAAGGCTTGAGTACCTGCTTGCCAATTCAACGCAGACTACATACCAAAAATCACGAAAGATTAATTTTATCAGCTTATTTTTCATTAAGCTAATACTCTATTCGCAATTACAACATGTTGAAAGGAAAATTTTATAATTTCCTATACAATAAAAAATTAAATCTGGTAGTTTTTCATACACTTGGACTGAACTAGATGCCCAGAAAAAAGTATATCAACAAAAACTAGATGAACTAAACAAGAAAATTGAAAAAATTAGAAGCGACCTTGTTTTAGAAAAAAAAGATAATGCAGATAGGAAAAAATCACTCGATGAGCTTGAGGTCACTTTATATGAAAAAGAGAATTTATTACGTAAAATAAAAAAAGTATTATTCAGAGATAAAGAGACAGGTTGTTCTTATAAGATTAGAGCATTAAAAAAGCAATAGAAAATAGTTCGCCATCAAATTATAAAAAATTACTTTGCGATATTCCTTATGATTCAATTTATAATATAGAAAAATATTTATCAAAAATTAAAAAGGCCACTAAAGAAAGCAGAGAAGAATTTATGAAGGCTTTTAATTACCAGGATGAGCTTGTTGATTCTAAAAAAATTGCAAAAGAATACTATGATATAATAAAATCACAAAAAATAAAAACTGTAGCTTTTGTTGCAAAATTCAAAACATCATTAGAAGTCGAAAAAAGCACAGATACAGATCGAATTGCTATTTTAAATCCAATTAAGCTAAATGCAAGTTTTTGCCTATATAAATCTTTAATTGATTACGATAAGGATAATGAGTTAAATTTTATGGATCAATTTCTTTTTTTTGATTTTATCAAAAAAATATCTTCTATTTCTTACGATAAAATTTACAGTAGAAATCAAGAAACTATGGATTTTCTTAATTCATCAGGCATTGATGGATTGATTACATTTACTGTTGCAGGCGATCATAGTTTTATTGTTGAACTTGTTTTGACCTCAAACAATTCTTCGTTTAATACGAGAAAAGTGCTCATGATAGACAAAAATAAAAACAACGCGCTACTTGAGGCTTATGAAGAATACTCAGAGGAGGTAGAAGATTTGACATCAAGATTGTATTTTGACCTTCAAACGCTAGATATGTTTCATTAATTGATATAACACATACCTTCTACCACCCTGAGATGCTCTCAAAAAATCAGAATCGAATGCTATATACAGAAATAGTGTAAGCTGGTAGGGTTCGAGAGCCATAAAGCAAATGTTAGTTGAAGCAGAAAAAGGGCCGCCAGCTTAATTGCTAGCGACCCTTTTTTTATGTAAAATCAGCGTATATTATGTTGCCAACTATACGAATGATTCTTTCTTGTAATGATTTTTTATGTCACGCGACTTTTCTTTTCTCTTTTTCATCTTCTCTGCTTCTGATCCATTCCACAAACTCCGGGAAAGCCTTTTCAAATTGAATTTCAAACCATGCTTTTTTTTCTTGAATCCTGCCTCGTAGGTAAATAGGGGACGTAGCCCTATTATGATGCGGAATCGCGTCCTACGACTTCTGTTCCCAGTCGCCCATCTTCAGCCCGTCTTCAGCCCCGCCACAAGAACCGCAGCAGCCCTACCCGCTTCAGCACAAGCCTCCTGAATCCGCCAATTCTCCCGATTGCGATCCTCAACCATATTGCTGATGCAACGGACCTCCAGGCAAGGCAGGGAAAATTCCGCACAAACCCGTGCCACAGCTGCCCCTTCCATATTTTCGCACAGCCCGTGAAACTGGCGTCCCAGCTGATTTCCCCGCAGCAAGGTCCCGCTGGCACAGTTCACCGTAACAAAGACACCCTGCAAAAAGGAAATACCCTCCTCACGCAACATTCCTCCCGCTAAAGCCAGCAGATCAGAATCCAGAACAAAACTATCCTGAACTGGTAAATCATCCCTAAATCTTTCCACCTTATCTGCCAACTGAATCCCGAGGTCCCCCAAAACTTCCTGTTCCGCAAGGCACAAATCAAGGAGCCCGGCCTGAACCGGACTATCATTTTCCATATATGCTCCGGCAATACCAAAATTGAGCACGCAACGTATCTCAGCCTGCTGCTGAAGAGCCCTTGCCAGAGAAAGGGTGGTCTCCACCGGCCCAATCCCTGTGATGAGCCGATATATCCCTTGCTGATCACCACCAGCATCAAGAAAGGCCTGCATCTCCATTTCCGTTGCCGCTGTCACCAATATGCCCATAATCTCCTCCTGCTCCTCGATGCAACATATTATTAAATCGATAAATTTTAGCCATCGACACCTATCCCGTCAGAGTTCCAAGTAAAAACTTTCTCACGCCTTCTTCAAAGCCTCATCCTTTTCATCCCAGCAGATCTACTGTAACGGGATGACATATATTTCTTTTTGACAGAAATCCTCTTATGGTTTACAACCAGTGTACATGTTTTTTTCACCAGCCCGCATTTTCTCATACTGCTGAGCGGGCATCAAACCAAGAAATGATAGTTTAACTGATGACAGTTCGTACGATACCGAACGTTAGAGAATTGATCCTCGGAGGCCGATCATGAATTCCTTGATGAACACAAAAAAGCTGCAAAACAATAAGCGCATAGCCCGGAGCGCCCTGCTCTCGCTCATCGTCTGTTGTTTTATGGTCATCAGCCATAATGCCTTTGCCCAATATCAGCCTGATATTGAAGCAACAGACAGTGGCGGAGGCACCTGGGGAGAAATTCTGCGAATGAACGTCCGCATCCAGGGATCTGGTGCCATCTTCAGCATCACCTCCAAGAAAGGCCCTTTTTATAACACAAACAGCGTCACCATCCGATCCGGTAGCCATGACGGCCCGATCGTTGTTGCCGGAAAAATTGCTCCGGGCAGCGAAGCAGCAAACCTGCAAGTGGATTTAGATGCGGTACCCTCATTTCCCCATCGCTTTTTTGCCACCATCACCAATAATATCGGCTTTGCCTGGGTTGGTCCCATCCAAATTTCTAAAAACGTGACCGCAATCACCGAGCCGGTACCCTGGGAGGACACCCCAAGCAATGTTGCTCCTCAGCCTCAGCGTCCCATTATCGATGAGTCGCCGGACAAGGCAGAAGTAGACTCTGTGGTCAATATAGCCGTGACTGCCGGACAAAACCATACCAATGATATGGTCAGACTACAGTGTACAGCCAGCAGCTCCGATACCTCGCCAAGCAGCCCCTACCGCTCTGGCTGGGTGTATAGCGGTGATACCATCAAAATCCCCCTGACCTTCCACTCAACCGGTACCCAGGTAATTTTCTGTAATACCCTGAATAATCAAGGCGAGACCAGTTCTCTAAGCCAACGCACAATTATCGTCACACCGGCTCAGCGTTTTGCTATTACCCCGCCTGCACCGAGAAACAATATTTCAACACCTGTAGCCCCTATGGCGACACCAGCGACACCTCGTTTTACCGATTCAAGGCCTCGGATGTATACGCCCCCGGTAACACCGTCTGCACCAGCAACGCAACCCAACTACACTGCGCCGAAACCAAACTTCTCTCCCCCTGCACCGAATTACTCTGAGACTCCACCTCCCAGCACACCTGCCCGGAGACGAATCACCAGTACCCCGGTTCCCCTTGTTGAAGTTCCAGATCAGGGACCTGTTAATACACCAATCAGCATCAAGCTGACTGCCGGACTTGATCCGCAAAACAGAGATCTGGTCAGGATTGGTTGCACAGCCAGTGATTCTGACAGGACACCGGATAATCCCTACCTGTCCGATTGGTTACCACCAGAAGGAAAAGCAGAAGGCACCTTTACCTTTTACTCTCCTGGTCCGAAAACCATCTACTGCACCTCATACAGCAGACAGGGGGTGACCAGTCCTTCGACCAACAGGACGCTCAACGTCCAGTACGCCAATCAAGCTCCGGGAGCTCCGGTCATCAGCGAGTATCCTTATACCACTGAGCCTGGAAGAACCACCTATATTACGGTCACTGCTGGAGGTGATCCTGACGGCGATCAGGTACAGGTGAAGTGCTCAGCAACAGATTCCAGCATCACAGGGAACTCTCCTTATCTCTCCGAATGGGTAGCACCGAAGGCAACCGTGAGTGCCTCCCTTACCTTTTTCACTGCTGGAAATAAGGAAATAACCTGTATAAGCATTGACAGCAAGGATGCACAGAGCAATCCAACGACACGCAAACTACACGTGCATACTTCCCAATATGCATCAACACACCGTATGCCTGATTATAATTTCAACAACCGGTCCAGTGCTTCATCAAATGCAGCTGCTGCCCAAGATTGTGGCTGTGACCAGAAAAAGAAGGCCCAGGAAGAAATAGACTTTAACCAACCCTACATTCCCGGCTTCCCTATCCCCAATCGCCAAAACACCTACGAGCCGCCCAAACGGCAAGCAGACCTGAGCGGCCGGGTTGTTTACAGAAGCAGCGGCAGGCCTGCCCAGAATGCTCTCATCAAATTCTGGAACCCCATGTCCGGTCAGACATACACCGAGACAACGGATTTTAATGGCTCCTTTGAGTTCAACTTTCTCCACAAGAACCTCACAGGACAGCTTCAAGCCACCAAAGGGGCTGACGCTTCCGTTATTCGGGAAGTACAAATAAAACCTGCTGAGCCTGTTTTCCTTGACCTGACGATCATGGACAGCACCCCGGCACCTGCTCCGGCGCCACAGCAGTCGTACTGGCCGTCTCAACAGGCTACGCAACCAGCCCCCCCAGCCCATAATAGTGTTTGGCAATTTAATTAAGGCCGCGTAAAAGCCCAGGAATACTCCCGCCCCTTCTGAGGGGCGGGATTCAAACCAGAATCGGATCGTTACAACCTTTCCTGCAATCCGCAGGATGTTTCCACAGCCTCACGCTTTTCCGCAACTCTTTCCATTATATCCCTCTCTGCGACTCCCAACCTTTCTTACCCAGTGAAAAGAATAACTACCCGTTGCAGAAGGATATTTTTTTAAATATACACGTATACACTTATGTCTCAATGTAACGAGACGGCAGATAATGCCGTGCAGGAGATCTACCAACTTTCCTCTTACGACTACCCCTTACCAGAAGAGCTGATCGCTCAACAGCCTGCTCCCCAGAGAGACCAATCCCGCCTTCTGGTCCTGGATTGCGTCAACAACAGCAGGCAGCATACCCAGTTCGAGACCCTCTGCCACTTGCTCCGTCCAGGGGACCTGCTGGTGGTCAATAACACCAAGGTCTTCCCGGCCCGCCTATTTGGCCAGAAGGCAACCGGGGGCAAGATAGAAATGCTCCTGCTCCATTTCCCAACCCGGATCAAAGAGGAAAAAGGGATCTGCCAGGCTGGGACCCTGGCCCTGATAAAAAGCTCCAAACGGCCAAAGCCGGGTAGCA is drawn from Candidatus Electrothrix aestuarii and contains these coding sequences:
- a CDS encoding two-CW domain-containing protein, which translates into the protein MKKKLNCWEVKKCGREPGGDKVAELGVCPVAEEGRAEGIHGGEKGGRCCWAITGSLCRGELQGDYAKKFGDCKSCDFYEMVKREEMPQFKLGLTILKEIKEKSS
- the alr gene encoding alanine racemase is translated as MRQQRGADIADLYHRSAAVVDLACISHNLQVVQKKAPGRKIIAMVKANAYGHGLVRVAEHLAAEGVDYLGTAFVEEALELRKAGLTVPIITSGPFSKFQIGLFIENNIDLTIASVDALQHIREAAEFYGKRVNIHLKVDTGMMRIGIRHSNTDKLFTAALQAEKYLNLVSIFSHFADADNPDLSFTQLQLERFHEATRFFDNENRPSPLLQIANSAAIMRMQDSQLDMVRPGIMLYGYHPSPASAAEAELLPALSLRAKIMYFKVVLAENSIGYGRTWTPSKNCRVVTIPVGYGDGYSRGLSNKGQVLLRGKRYPVVGGVCMDQTMIGIGDGEAYIGEEVQLIGKQREESIGADELAAQLGTISYEVLTNISARVPRIYINEKRLKRPC
- the mqnB gene encoding futalosine hydrolase, encoding MGILVTAATEMEMQAFLDAGGDQQGIYRLITGIGPVETTLSLARALQQQAEIRCVLNFGIAGAYMENDSPVQAGLLDLCLAEQEVLGDLGIQLADKVERFRDDLPVQDSFVLDSDLLALAGGMLREEGISFLQGVFVTVNCASGTLLRGNQLGRQFHGLCENMEGAAVARVCAEFSLPCLEVRCISNMVEDRNRENWRIQEACAEAGRAAAVLVAGLKTG
- a CDS encoding transposase, whose amino-acid sequence is MFTIPQELRKIIFSDRMLIKIMMDCASKAAVEVLQSKGVDAVPGILLVVHTFGRDLKFNPHVHMLMTEGGLTSSNQWVDIPFLPYGLLRKKWQYYLLTEIKASLPQTKENVRFIDYLFKSQRNGFYVNGKSKMTSARHAARYIGRYMARPALAEHKITNYDGEEVTFWYIDHKTEVKVTEAIPAKEFIQRLIDHIPLKGFKMVRHYGLYSRRTKTIAIEILMDCKRFIQKTFEFMKSDSRSLSWRERLVQSFGKDPLTCPNCKEKMFLWRIWHPDYGDIFDLSRDGPFVESKSKQECNKRNSSGRQVKWIPQLLPF
- a CDS encoding AAA domain-containing protein — its product is MSDLTQNSAEKFVRFVRYLRALSKMSAKTVRSLEQYRQVFWLPLDSGVVRAEQDQTDDALWIEVKRTEKPPLPLPPERCRTWVDSEALENLDVIPELRLPAEFLHRVSAAGKSGGEEALYPDTFARKEQQWQDYIEQQWKPWREQCRQVLFHEKISTDLFRLYQEQQKLGEQYELLLCFGLLTWETPSEEIVQRHLIVVEATISFDPTAKKLCVYQTSQNPRVELDMLSLDEQPADAQRIIQECNQALEGNLRKKQALDAVLDTLGQALSGDSPTSQAGLPSITYAPALIMRKRSMRPLEHILEKILDLCISSSSIPEEFLHLCEILPEEIFENSRGGILEEPEHGAQESSEERLFFPLPSNQEQRRIAEKLKEKKGVLVQGPPGTGKSHTIANLICHLLAQGKRVLVTAQTARALQVLHDLLPEHIRPLCFNAAEQGKKEQEDLERRVKNILAEEKVGQVAGDEKIQELEQRILLKQQARQETEQKILELREQETRQHRICEGRYVGTAAQIAAQLREEEPDLSWFTDSISQENPFPWSTQQLLFLRRYLRTSDEQEEKKLAGKDLPQLEKNFPVHKVQEAFEKEEQAREAADQGKQRIQSGPGKILFQVGKADRKVLESFRDQLADFTETVRELRRRPMSWLKLAVSDVLSGRSGVWENLLQISQKTLQGLPKRIEQVDTLEVDISWEIDRKKLLQDAMTLKKHFKEGGRAGKWIFKPEIVRKHGALLSKIRVDGQPCNTVDALWKLVDYLLVDRKLYYVWHLWEDRAERCTGHFSLQFAELEELLKTLQQVLALHARRKSLEERMALFSGLDMPDWSDPVAVQNLLEDCQAVFARLDFLWLGSSISHAQKSLAVFAQRSNAHPITKLIIKSLQKRDIATYQQLFGEVEELKIRQDELAEKNRLLDELADSAPQLTAQLRSCQQRIEWADRLGQMEQAWAWTQAKDWLATFLASDLESHHRHSQRLAQEIREELSALTAVRAWKHFFQGLGHQQHMHMIAWQQAMKKFGKGTGKHAQAHKENARRHLTACRAALPVWIMPLHRVYETVPAEPGFFDVVIIDEASQCGPEALPLLYLGKQILAAGDDKQISPEAVGVNREHVQQHMQTYLFDFSHADSFDVDSSLFDHGLLRFSNRVVLQEHFRCMPEIIAFSNTHFYQDDPLIPLRQSLPNRLTPLRDVFVKDGTREGQGQRIVNQQEAEALVATVVQCCQDKRYQGKTMGVIVLQGTAQAYLIEELLIRALGVEEMGRRKLICGNSSSFQGRERDVIFLSMVVAPEQKIRALTKTAEQQKFNVAASRACEQMWLFHSVQERHLRPECLRSKLLKHFHQSVQQRVNIEPGELEEIYAVAQGTNRVVEQPPAPFQTWLEVDLAQHLSGMGYRVVPQYPFAGRNIDLVIQGPQAQLALICDGDQWQGPEQYAIDLEHQEKLERCGWQVFRMRASRYSADPEKALDPLVQLLEQLEIMPGF